The window GGATGCCTCACTCGGGGCGATTCCCCTTTGGGGAAGTCGTGCCAACGCCTGAGCTGGCCCTATCCCCACTATTTTTCCCAGCATTCTGTGTCTCAGCATTAACCCGACCCCCGATCTGGCTCAGCGCCTAGAGGTAGCTGTTCCCAGCTAATTCCGTTTCGATCGGGCTTCAAATTTGGGTTTGCAGCAGTATTGCCGCCGTTGGCCTTTCACAAAGCCAAGGGTTCGCATCGGTATTCACCCACAGTCTGGCCGCTCAGGGCTGCCTGTGGTGCTCGTGATCCACCATGCGATCGCCTGGTTAGGCCACCGTTTTAGGGCCACTGCCGCCCCGACACAGCAAACTTAAGCAACGAAACTAGTTCACAAGTATCAAGGCATGAGGGATCATGTTGAAGCTAACTTATTCCGATGCAGATTTATTGATTGAGCATTTAGATCTCACCGTAGAAGCGATGGTCACCCAGCGCAGCTTAGTAGCTCTGCGGGCCGGACAGCCCCTGGTGGTGCAGCCGGGCTATGGAGCCTTTGCCCTGCCCGCCGACCTACCGGGAATTGCTGCATTCAAAGCTAGAAGTCAGGGGGCGATCGACATTGCCCCCTGCGATATCGACTGGCTCGAAGTCACCCTGCGGGGCACCTGGCTAGCCGACAATGCCGCCAGCGCCGAGGGCATTTTGGTGGTCGAACTTGGCCCCCAACTAGAGTCTCAGCTCGTCGCCCTGTGGCAGCGCAGCCTGAACTGGGTAGCGGCCCCCTGCTCTCAGGGGCGCTAAAAGTTGGGCGGTCTTGACCCCATCGCCCAGGCTTTGCAGTACCGTAGAAAATGAGGGCCGGATAGTTTTTACACTCCATAAAATCCCGACCAGACCAAAGACGCAGAGAAGGAGAGATTGAAATGGCTGACGATGCAACCTACCTCACCCTGACCGCCGACAACTTTGAGGCCGAGGTGATGCAGAGCGATGTGCCGGTGCTGGTCGACTTTTGGGCCGCCTGGTGTGGCCCCTGCCGCATCATGAACCCCATTGTGGAAGAGCTGGCCGAAACCTTTGCCGGTCGGGCTAAGGTCGCCAAGCTCAATGTCGACGAAGAAGACGCCCTGGCCCTCCAGTATCACGTGATGGCCATCCCCACCCTGATCTTCTTTCAGAATGGGGAGCGGGTTGACACCATCGAAGGTGTCGTCTCCAAGGATGACCTGGTGGCTCGGCTAGAGGCGTTGGTAACCGCCGGTTCGGCAGTTTAGACGGCTTTAGTTTTGGGTTGCCCCGCGCAGCACGGCCTCGCCATTGATAAACTCTAGGCCGTCGAGGGTGAGGCCGGCTTGGGGCAGGGCGAGGTTAATGCGCTCGGTGATTTGAGCTGGGTCGAGGCCAGTGAGGCGGGCTACATCGTCTAGCGATAGGTTGACTCGGCCGACTTGAATGCGGGTGTCATCGCCTAGCACTAGGCGGCCGTTGTCTACGCGGGGGCTGCCTTCGATGCCGATGTAGAGGGGGCGATCGCCCAGCATGGGCACGCTGCTCAGGGCCGTCTCTAGAGCTTGCTGAGCCTGGGGCGGCAGCTGTTGGGTGGGTAGGTCGGCAGGGTTGACAACAATGCCGCCGGCGACGCGATCGCCGCGAATCGTGGCGTTTAAACTATCTGCCTCTGGCAGAAACTGAGCCACCTCGGGCGTCTGGGCTATGCCCTCGGCCAGCAGCTGAGTTAGCTCAGCCTCGGTGAGGGAAATTTCAACTCGATTGTCGTCGCCATAGCGTACTCCCTGGCCGCTGGCCAGCTTACTCTCTAGCAGGTTGCCGCTGCCGGTACTGACATCGGCCACGGCTGTATCGGTACCGCTGGTGCTGTACCAGGTCGGCAGGGCCGTAGCCCGGTTCCAATAGAAAGCGGTAGCAGCGGCGGCCCCCGCCGAAAGACCGATCAATAGTGATAGCGCCAGTACAACAGCCTGCTTTGTCCGCATGTCTGACAACCCTCTCCCGGTCGTTTAACAGATATCATCGAGCCAGTCTAGCTCAGCTCTCCCACGCTAGCAAAAAGCTGTGTGGCGATTGCTGTAAAGACCCTAAAGTGGCCTATGGTATTGGTTGTAAAGACGTAGAGAATAGCAGCATGGGCACGACACAAGGGTTCATCCGCAAGGTCATGGGACTAGGACGGCGGGTTGTGGCCCTCTGTGCGATCGCGCTGCTCACTTTTAGTCTGGCTAGCTGCGCCAAACCCGTGCAGCCCACCGAACTGCTGTCAGAGCCTACCCCCCAGTCCAACCGTCTCACCGGGCAAATTGCCGAGGTGTCTCCCCCCGAAACCCTAGAGACCCTCAAGCAAATTATTGACGCCTACACGCCCCAGGTGCGTATTCTAAGCCCCCGCCCCGGCGAAGTGGTAGACGACACCAGCGTCTCGGTGCGACTCCAGGTGCGTGGTCTGCCTCTGTTTAAAGACGACGACTATGAACTCGGCCCCCATCTGCACCTGTTCCTAGACAACGAACCCTACAGAGCTGTCTACGACCTGTCAGAACCTGTTACCTTTGACGGGCTCTCCCCCGGTACCCATACCCTGCGCGTGTTCGCCTCACGCCCCTGGCACGAAAGCTTTAAGAACCAAGGAGCCTTTGACCAGCGCACGTTCCACATCGTGGCCCCCACGCCTCAAAACGAGCTCAATGCTAAGGCTCCCCTGCTCACCTACAGCCGGCCTCAGGCGACCTACGGGGCCGAGCCAATCATGCTCGACTTTTATCTCACCAATGCGCCTCTGCACATGAGCGCCCAGGCAGAGGCCGACGATGATCTGCACGACTGGCGCATTCGCTGCACCGTCAACGACCAAAGCTTTGTGTTTGACCAATGGCAGCCCATTTGGCTCAAGGGCTTTAAGCCGGGACGCAATTGGGTGCAGCTTGAACTGATTGACGAAAGCGGCAACCCTATCGACAACCGCTTTAACAATACCGTGCGCATCATCGACTATCAGCCCGGCGGCAGCGACACACTCTCTCGCCTAGTGCGCGGTGAACTGGGTCTGAAGGACGTGGCAGGAATTATCGACCCCACCTACGTGCCCCCAGCCCCCCCAGCTCCGGAGCCGACAATTGAGACCCCCGAGTCAGAACCTCAGCCTCCCTCCGCTGAAATAGAAACGCCAGGGCAAAATGCTCCTGAGCCTGGGACTACTCAACCAGAAATCGCTGCTCCAGAGTCATCCCAATCTGAAGCGCAGGAGCAACCCGCACCTGAATCAACTGCTCCAGACACCGCCACCCAAGGTCTTCCCCCAGTTGAACCTGAAGATGAGACGCCGCCCACGCCATTGCTTCTGCCAGAGAAATCAATAGAGTCAGAGGCGGCTAAGGAAGATCAACTTATGCTAGAAGACGATAGCACTGGGAAGGATGCCGAAGAGGATAGCCTGGAGTTTGAGCGCCCTGTTGAAGAAGCCCCTGCCTCGATCGCACCTGAGTCAAAAGATGCCATTGAGGATATGGTGCCCCCAGCAGATTTAGAGATTCCTCCCGTGCTGTCGCCCCAGGTAGAGCCCGAGCCTGTACCCGTGCTCCCAACTCCCCCCGCAATCTCAGAACCTACTCCAGAACCCAGCCCAAAAGGGTTGCTTAATCGTTTTAAGCAGTGGCGCAACCCAGCCAATTCGCCCTCCGCGCCCGCTAACCCCACCCCAAACACACCAGAAGATACCTTCGATCAGCTTCCCCAGGCCACGCCTGTCCCAGATGGGTTGTCTAACCCAGAGGCTGATGCAGCCCCTGAGCTACCTAGCGTAAGACCCGAGGAGGACGAGCCTACCGAGCCTTCTCTAGGTGAGGAACAAGCAGAGCCCAGCCCGCCCAGCACCGAAAAAGCCCCTGAGGCAGATTCCCCAGAGGCCGAGACCGACGAGCCTACGGAGTTGCCCCGCATTGAGCAGCCTAAGGTTGCGCCGCGATCGCCCCTAGTCCCAGAGGCGCGTCCGTTTATTTAGCTTGCTAATTTATTAATCGCAGCGTTAAGGGATATCGATAGGCTGTCCCTTCGTTAGCCTTAACTGCCGCTAAAATGACCAAAACTAACCAGGCGATGCCCAAAACAATCATTAAAGGAATCCCAACTAGCACAAAAATCAATACCCCTGCAACCACCATATAGATGGTCATGGAGATATTGAAGTTGAGCGCTTCCTTAGCTTGGTCATTGACGAAGGACATTTCGTCGCGCTTAACCAGCCAAATGACGAGAGGCCCAATAATATTGCCAAAGGGAAGAACAAAGCCAGACAGAGCGCTGAGGTGAGCAAGCATAGCCCACATGCGCGATTCTGGGTTGGAGTCGAGCTGGTTCATGGTGGTGGCAGAATGGAATAATCTGCCGCCAAGCTAACTTAAAAAGCAGGATAGACGCTCTATCCTGCTTACAAAATGTAGTATTCAGTTGCTGAATACAGACGAGGCAAACCCACAAGGGCCCATGAACATCGCCCTAGCACTTTACTCTTCGTCGTCGTCCTCTTCATCGTTGGGATACACAAAGCTAGTAGACCGCCCGGTGAGCACAGACTTGCCGAGGGACATGGCTTTCTTAGCCTGAAGCGCTGCGGTGCGCTTCCAGGTGGCGCGACGCTGGTCACGCTTTTGTTTGGAGGTTTTCTTCTTGGGAACCGCCATGACAGCAATACTTTAAGACTTCACAACCTTTCAAGCATAGGGCAAGAGGCTATTCTATGCAATTTTATTTTTCTGTCTAGCCCTGCGGAGCTCAACTACGCCTAGAACGATTGTCCCAGCGTTAGAGTTGATCGCCCGCATCCTCATCGCCGACCAAGTACCTAGCCGCTTCAAAGTAATCCGCCCATTGCGGTACATCGGGCAGGAGCTGCCACTCGCTGCGGCTGACCGGCACCGTAAGAATGGGGACAGAAATGCCCTGGTTGTCGCCAATGACGGTAACAATGACGTCGGTCATCAGCACATCGGCGTCGAAGCTGCGCTGAATGGCGGCCCGAGCGATAATTTCGGAGCGCTGCACTAGAGTTTCAAAACTTTCGCCCTGTTCGCGCACCAGGTAAAGGTTGACGCGCGACGTGTAGGCTTGGGCTGCGGGTGGGGTAACCAACGACGGCAGGGCCACACTCCCTAAACCCACCAACGCAGCTAGGGTGAATCGTGCTCCCAGAGACGCAATGTTGGACGGCCTATTGTGTCTTTTAGCGCGCCCATTTTTTAAAAGAGACATCAATTCCATGGACTGCTGCTCCACACATCCTCGCGGGATGTCCAAAAAGTGCTTTAACTCTAGCTATAGAGCCGCCAATCGTCAATTAAGAATTGTCGCCGTCTAGGGTTGCCGGTCTGAGCTTCCGTTTGGCCGAGCAGGCGCTACTATGGCAGGGGAATTTTTATCCCTCAACTCTGCAGTACGAGAGGCATTCAAAAGGCATGGCAAGCCACTGGCCCGTGATCGTTGGCATCAATCAATATCAATCGCTTCAGCCCCTGATGTACGCCCAGTTTGATGCCCTCGAACTGCGAGACTTTTTGGTGGCCGAGGTGGGATTGCCGGCCCAGTATTGCTCGCTGCTGACGGATATTTCGGCGGTGGTCTATGAGGGGGCGGCTGCGCCAACCCGCGAGGTGATGCTGCAACGGTTGGCCCAGAGCTGCGATCGCGCTGGCCCCGAAGATACCGTGTGGTTTTTCTTTAGCGGCTACGGGGTGCTGTGGCAGGGGAAAGATTACCTACTGCCCATTGATGCTGACCCCAATCGCATTGAGCAAACCGGCATTTTGGTAGAAACGCTGCTGAATCAATTGGCCCAGGGGAATCAGCGCCAATCCATCGTCATGCTCGACATGAACCGGCCTCAGAGCGCTCTCAGCCCTGCTCCTGGGGGCAGCAACCTAGGCGATCAAACCCTGTCTCTGGCTAAAAGTCTGGAGATTCCTCTGGTGCTCTCCTGCCAGCCCAACCAGTTTTCTCAGGAGACGCTGGCGGTGCGCCACGGGCTATTTACCGAGGCCCTGATTGAAGGCATGCGGTTCCACGGCTGTTTGACCTTGGCGCAATTGGTGAGTTACCTGCGCGATCGCGTGCCTGAGCTGTGCCAGCACCACTGGCGACCGGTGCAAAATCCTGTGGCATTGGTGCCTGCTGGCCAGCAGTACGCCATGCTCGTACCCCCAAGCCTGGTGGGCCAAATGCCCGTTGGCGTCATGCCCCCGCCTGAGATCTTGTCAGAACCTCAGCCAGAGCCAGAAATTGCCTTGCCGGTAGAGCCGAGTCCAGGCTGGTCGGTTTACCCAGCTCTGGTGCCTATAGATCCGCCCAACAATGAATTTGCTAAGCCTTGGCCACCGACCCAGCCGCTAGAACCGAAGCTGCTGCCGGGAGTTCTGCCTGAGGCCACGAAGCCGTCCGCTCCGAGTCAACCAACTGCCTCTAGCCTGGTGCCCTGGCAGCGCTGGGGAATTTTGGTAGCGGGCCTCCTGCTGCTCGGTGTGCTGTGGCGCAACCAAGAGAGCTTTGTGGGGGGAGGTTCTGCCACCGCGCCATCCGTCGTCCCCCCTACCGATGGGGCTGTTGTGGGGGGAGTTGCCAATCCTGCTGCTGAGACGGTTGGGGAACCCCTATTTCCAGGAACGGCTGCGAGTGGTGCCGAGGCCCTAGCACGAGCTAGAACGGCCCTTGACCAGCGTCAGTTTGGCGAGGCGCTGAGCTGGCTAACCCAAATTCCTGAGGGCGAACGTCCTGAAGATTACGAAGCCCTGGTTGACCAAGCTGAAATGGGCTATACCAACGCTGAGCTGTCGGGGGGGGCTGCCCTCAACCAGGCCCGCCGTCTGATTGAGCCGGTTTCGGCCTCCCTCTTTAACGATGCTATTGAGCAGGCTCGGCAGGTGCCTGTTGGGGATCCGGCCTATGACCAGGCTCAGGCTGATATTGAGCGCTGGAGTTTGGTAATTTTAGACCTTGCCGAAGGTCGAGCCGCTGCAGGTGATTTAGATGCAGCCATTTCGGCCGCCCGCCTTGTGCCTGAAGACCAGGGTGAGACCTGGGGACAGGCCCAGGCTCAAATTCAAAAGTGGGAGCAGAGTCGAATCAACCGGCAGCTGCTGCAAGAGGCCCAGAGCTTACTGCAGCCCGACCAGGCCACCTCGTTTCAGTCGGCGATCGCGATCGCTCAGCAAATTCCCCCCGACTACCCCGAGTCGGCGATCGCCCAGGAGCGTATCGATCAGTGGAGCCGAGATATTTTGGCGATCGCCCGCGCCCGCGCTGCCTCTGGCCAGCTTCCCAGCGCCATCTCTGCCGCGGGCCTAGTGCCCCCAGGTACTAGCGCCTATGAGCAGGCTCAGCAGGAGATTCAGCAGTGGCAGGGGCAGTGAGGGTAGGGGGTGGATGGGTGGGAGGGTAAATGGGTAGAGGGTAAATGGGTAAGGAGTTTATGCTTGAGACAATGCACTGCTAATAAATCACATTCAAATCCAGCTCTACTAATCCTCTTACCCCAGACCCATCCACCCCCCTACCCCTTTACTCCTTAACCCATGTTTTCTCCCCCCAACCGCATTGCCCCCGGTCCTGGTCAAGAATCCGTCTGGGATTACCCGCGTCCGCCCCGTTTAGAAGACTCGACTCGGCACATTCGCGTGGTGTTTAACGGTGTGGTGATTGCCGATTCGCGGCGCACCAAGCGGGTGCTAGAGACTAGCCATCCGCCGACATACTACATTCCTCCTGAGGATGTACAGATGCAGTATTTTCAGCCGGTACCCCGCTCGACGTTCTGCGAATGGAAAGGGGCAGCGGTGTATTTCACTGTAGCGGTGGGCGAACGGGTGGCCGAGCAGGTTGCCTGGGCCTATCCTCAGCCTACGGAAGCGTTCGAGAGCATTGCCAACTACATCGCCCTCTACCCCAGCCGCATGGAAGCCTGCTACGTCGATGATGAGCTGGTGAAGTCCCAGCCTGGCGACTTCTACGGCGGCTGGATTACCTCAGATATCGTTGGCCCCTTTAAAGGCGACCCCGGCACCTGGGGATGGTAATTCGGGTGGGCTATCCCTTACTCATCCACCCATCCACCCATCCACCTACTCCTCCCCCGTCTCCGAGCTACAGGTCGGCGCAATCCCCAAGTTGTCGCGGCTGGTGGTCATAATATCCACCGTGCGCTTAAGCTTGGCTTCTAAAAATTGCTTGTGATCGAGTAGCTGGCGCAGCTTTTGGTGACGGGCGATCGCCAAACTAATCGTGGACAGTTGCTCGGGTGGGCAGGGAAAGTACTGCACCCGACCGTCAGAGTCGAGGCTGCACAGACGATAGCCAGGACGGCCCAGATCGGTGCCGGCAGGGGCCGACTGCTCTTGGGGTGACTCTAGCGATTGACACAGCTGCTCGACGTAGCTGGAGAGGGCTTGGGGGTCGCCATGGCGCAGCAGGGCAGCATCGAGGGCAGCGGCTTGGCCAAGGTGCTCATCTACGGTCTCGAGCCAGCCATCGACGATCGGCCCTTCCATATAGAGGGTCTGAATGCGATGCACTGTCTGTTTTAGGTCTTGGTGCCAGGCTTCTACTGCCATTTGAATGTCTTGCAGCACCTTAACTGCTAAGGCTGGGTTGGCGTCGTGGCGGTGGCGGCTAAAGGTTGGCGATTTGCGGCGCGGTAGCAGGGGCAAATGCGAGAGCTGAGCCTGCACTGGAAAGGGAGCTAGGTGGGCCGGGGCATTCATAGCCTGGAGCACCGGCTTGGAATCAGCGCCGCTAGCAGGAGTATCGGCGCTGGCGGGCCTGCTGACACCGATGGTAAATGAAACTGGCCGTTGAGCAGAACGTCCTTCCCCGGCACCCACAGTAGGGGAGGGCACTGCAGAAAACTCAGCAGAATCAAACGAGTTGTCCATAGGGCATAAGAGAGACTGAGTCAGGCGGATGAGGGTAGATCAGGAACTGACTTGGGAAATGATTGCCCTGGATCAAATGGTTTGAAGGGCAGAGTTAGGCACCATCTGCTCCAATTTATACCTGAATAGTCAGGTTTAGACCAGCAAAAAGGTTTGCAGGATATAAAGTTTAGAAACTTTCAAATTGCAACCTTAACAACAATTGTTCTAGCTTTTGAACATTTCCTGAGCCCAACTTAGACGTTTAAGGCCCTAGGAAAATCGCTCCTGGCAAAGCTGGCGGAAGTGTTCGCCCCGCTGCTCAAAGTTGGGATACTGATCAAAGCTGGCACAGGCGGGGGAAAGCAGCACAACTGAGGCCCCCAGGGATGGGGCTACCTCAGCACCCCGCTCCACTGCTCGCTCCATGTTCTCGACAATGGCGTAGTTGCGGTAGCCTGCGGTCTCTAGGCGCTGGGCAAACTGGGGGGCGGCGTCGCCAATCAGCAGCACGGTGGCGGCCCGTTCGTGAATGCGCTGCACCCAGGCGGTGTCGTCGCCTTCCTTAGCTTCGCCACCGGCAATCAGCACGGCTGGGGCCTCTACCGATCGCAGCCCCACCTCAGCCGCATCGTAGTTAGTCGCCTTTGAATCATTGATGAAATCAATCCCCTGCCAGGTGCAGATGTGCTCTAGCCGATGGGGCACGCCGGGGAAGGTGGTCACTCCAGAGGCGATCGCCTCTGCATCCAGCTCTGCCAAGCAAGCTGCCGTGACCGCCAGCAGCAGATTTTGCTGGTTGTGGTCACCCACCATGCGTAAGGCATCGGCCCGCACGATAGGAATGCCTTCAAACTTTACCCAACCCTCGTCGATGTAGGCGGTGGGTCGCAGGGGCGCAATGGCCCGCTTCCCTGCGGCGCTCGTCCAGTAGGCAGAGGGAAACTCCTCCGGCATGTGCTGGCGCAGGTAGGGGTCGTCGCCGTTGAACACCGCCAGCTCTGAGCGGTGCATCAGCGTGGCTTTGATCTGGGCGTAGTTCTCGACGGTGCCGTGGCGCTGCAGGTGGTCGGGGGTGAGCGTAGTCCACAGGCCAATTTGCGGAGCCAGGGTAGCCGAGGCCTCAATCTGGTAGCTGCTCAGCTCGGCAATCACCCAGTCGGGCACCGTTGATTCTAGGGCCAGTTCGCAGGCGGCATAGCCAATGTTGCCGCAGGCGGGCGCATTGAGCCCAGCGGCCTGGAAGATGGCGGCGGTCAGGGCCGTGGTAGTGGTTTTGCCGTTGGTACCGGTAATGCCGACCCAAGGGCGATCTTGCAAGAACCGCCAGGCCAGCTCGGTTTCGCCAATGACTTCCAATCCGTTCTCGCGGGCGGCTACCAGGGCGGGGCTATCCCACGGCACGCCGGGGCTGACCACTAGCAGGTTGGTGCGGCTATCGGGCACAAAGCTGTAGTCGAGCAGTACGGTGATGCCGTCCTGGCGTAGGGCTTCCTGCTGGGTGACTAGGGCGGGGCTGGTGCCGCGATCGCTCAGCACTACCTGCCAGCCTTCGCGGTGCAGCAGCCGCGCTGCCGCTACTCCTGACTTACCCAGACCAATTACATGGGCGTTTTTCATGGCATCGCTATCCCTTAACGATAGCGCCAAAGTCGCCCAGTACCAGGGCGTGGTTGCGCAGCAGCCCCAGCAGGTTGAGGCGGTTTTGCCGCACCGCTGGCTCGTCGGCCATCACCAGCACGCTGTCGGGGCCATCAAAGAAGCCGCTGACCACCGGGGCTACCTGCTCTAGGCCCGCCACCAACCGGTCGTAGTCACGGCTAGCCTGGGCTGCCTGGGTCTGGGGCACCAGGGTTTTGAGCGCTGCCAAGAAGGCATGCTCGGCCTTAGCCTCTAGCTTGACCTCAGCAATCACGCCCTCGGGGTCGAGCACATTGGTGTCGAGGGTGCCCTGGGCGGCCAGGCGGGTGGCCCGGTTTACGGTTTCGTAGACCTTATCCATGCGGCCGTTACGGCGCATAGCTTGCAAGAACAGGGCGCGATCCTTGACATCTAGCGGATCGCTGAGGGCGCGATCGCTCAGTACCGCGTTCACCAAGTCGTAGTCGATGCCCTGCTCGTCTTGCAGCAGCGTCTGCACCCGCTGCAAGAAAAAGTCGTGGAGCTGGGTGCGCAGCGCTTCGGGGGCGTTGATCGCCAGGGTTGGATCCTGAGCAAAGTCTTGCACCACGGTATCGAGCAGTTTCGCCAAATTTAGGGGCAGCCCCGCCGCCCAGATAATATTTAGCACCGCGTTGGCGGCCCGCCGCAGGGCGAAGGGGTCTGAGGAGCCCGTGGGCAGCTGGCCAGTGCTAAAAATGCCAACTAGAGTGTCGAGGCGATCGGCAATGCCCACCACCTGCCCGGCCAGGGTTTGGGGCAGGCTATCCTGTGCGCCCTTTGGCAAATAGTGCTCGACAATGGCGGTGGCTACGGCCTCCGGCTCGCCGCTGTGGAGGGCATACTTTTGCCCCATCACCCCCTGGAGTTCGGGAAACTCGCCCACCATTTGGGTGACCAGGTCGGCCTTACACAGATAGGCGGCGCGGCGAATATGCTGGCGGGGCTGAGCTCCTAGGTTGAGCTGGTCGCAGAGGTGGTCGGCCACGGTGCCAATCCGCTTTACCTTGGCGGCCATGGAGCCCAGCCGTTCTTCAAAAGTGACGGTTTCGAGCTTGGCCACAAAGGCGTCGAGGGGCTGGGCGCGATCGGCGTCGAAGAAAAACTTGCCGTCGGAAAGGCGGGCGCGAATCACCCGAGCGTTGCCCTCGGCGATAATTGCGTTTTTGCTGGGGTCGCCGTTGGAGATGGTGATAAAGCTAGGCATCAGCGCCAACCCTTCGGCCTTCTGCTTCAGCGGAAAGTAGCGCTGGTGGCTCTCCATTTCGATGATGGCGACCTCTGGCGGCAGGTCGAGAAATTCGGTGTCGAACTTGCCCACGACGGCGGTGGGCCATTCCACCAGATTAGTGACTTCGTCGAGCAGGGCAGCAGAAATCATCGGCACGCCCCCCAGGGACTTGGCCTTCTCCTCGACCTGGTGCTGAATTAGCAGGCAACGGGCGGCGGGGTCGATTTCAACGTAGGCGTCGCGCAGTGCCTCGACGTAGTCTTGGGCGCGACGTAGTGGTACGGGCTCAGGGTGCAGCACGCGGTGACCCTGAGAGATGCGATCGCTCGTACAGACCAGCGACCCATTCTCGAGGGTGATGGGCAGCACCTCGTTATCCATCAGCGCCACCAGCCAGCGAATCGGGCGCGGAAAGCGCAGGTCGCCGTCGCCCCAGCGCATAAACCGCTTGCCCTCCAGCCCCAAAATCCACTGGGGAATCAGCTCGGTCAAAATATCGGTGGCCGCCCGCCCCCGAATCTCTTGATTGACAAACACAAACGATCCCTTGTCGGTGTCGCGCACCTCTAGGGCAGATACATCTACGCCCCTAGATTTAGCAAAGCCCTCGGCGGCTTTAGTCGGCTGACCATCCTTAAAGGCCGCCTGGGCCGGGGGGCCTTTGACCTCTTCCTGGCGATCGGGCTGGCGCACGGGCAGCCCGTCGAGCATCACCGCCAGGCGGCGGGGGGTGCCATAGAAGCGCACCGCTTCGGGGGCTAGAGCTTGCTCTGTCAATTCGGCAGGAATCCGGGTCTGCCACTGGTGGAGGGCATCGCTAACGAAACTGGCGGGCAGTTCTTCGGTGCCAACTTCCAGTAAAAATGTCGCCATAGAGTAGAGGTATGAGTTAACCGGGCATGATCTCGGGGGCCGTCTTGAGCACTGTACCGGGCTAAGCTATGCCGTGTTTACAGGATAGCTAGCTCAGCGGCCCGAATTTTTAGTCTCCCCAGTCTATCAAGCTTTTTGCTCAGGGCCGCTGTATTGATAGGTAGTCAAATAGCCATGACCTTTGACCATCACCTGGCCCACTTCTTCAAAGGTATAGCGGTGTTTGAGGTGCTGGTAAGTCGCCTCGGTAATTTGAATTTTGCCCGGCACGCCGTGGGACTCCATGCGGCTGGCGATATTGACAGCATCGCCCCAGAGGTCGTAGCTAAACTTTTTAATGCCAATCACTCCGGCCACCACCGGCCCAGTGTTGATGCCAATGCGCAGCTCAAACTTTTGCCCATCGTTGCGGGTGATGTGGGCGGCCGCTTCCTGCATAGCCAAGGCCATTTCCATGATGGCCTCGGCATGGTCTGGTCTGGGCAAAGGCAGCCCCCCCACTACCATGTAGGCATCGCCGATAGTCTTGATTTTCTCTAGCTGGTACTGCTCGGCCAGGCGATCGAAGGCCGAGAAAATCTGATTGAGCCAGTTGACCAGCTCTAGGGGGCTAATCTGAGCGGCCAGGGGAGTGAAGTTAACAATGTCGGCAAACAAAATCGTGACGTCGTCGAAGCGCTCGGCCAACGACCCCTCGAGCTGTTTGAGCTTGTCGACCACCGCCCGCGGCAGAATGTTTAACAATAGCTGCTCTGACTTTTGCTGCTCCAGGCGTAGGGCCTGCTGGGCCTGTTCGCGCTCCTGCATTTCTTGCTGAAGCTGAAGATTTTGAGCCTGCAAAAGCTGGGCTTGGCGGCGCAGAGCCTTTTGCAGATCGGCCAAGAGGTTAGTGGCGCTGCCCGCCGAGACCGCCCGCTGTGCCTGCTGCCGCAGCCGTCGCTGCATGCGGTGGGTGGTCACCTGGGCCTTAATGCGGGCGGCGGCCTCTTCAACCCAGAGAGCCTGGTCTATGTAGTCGACCACGCCAAATTCAAAGGCCCGCAGGCGTCGAGCCAGGGCCTGATCTCGGCCAATTACGGCTATGGCTACCTGGCGAGTGAGGGGCCGTTTTTTGAGGCGGTGACACAGCCGCATAGCGGCCGTATCAAACTGCTCTAGTGCTAGCAAAATTAGGTCGGGAGGAGTTGCTTCGGCTGCCGCAATGATGTCGTCTTCGCCAGTGGCCTGGTGCACCTCGTAGCCCGCGGCTCGTAGCACGTCTAATAACTCCACCAGAGGC is drawn from Leptolyngbya subtilissima AS-A7 and contains these coding sequences:
- a CDS encoding alr0857 family protein; the protein is MLKLTYSDADLLIEHLDLTVEAMVTQRSLVALRAGQPLVVQPGYGAFALPADLPGIAAFKARSQGAIDIAPCDIDWLEVTLRGTWLADNAASAEGILVVELGPQLESQLVALWQRSLNWVAAPCSQGR
- the trxA gene encoding thioredoxin, yielding MADDATYLTLTADNFEAEVMQSDVPVLVDFWAAWCGPCRIMNPIVEELAETFAGRAKVAKLNVDEEDALALQYHVMAIPTLIFFQNGERVDTIEGVVSKDDLVARLEALVTAGSAV
- a CDS encoding DUF4870 domain-containing protein, which translates into the protein MNQLDSNPESRMWAMLAHLSALSGFVLPFGNIIGPLVIWLVKRDEMSFVNDQAKEALNFNISMTIYMVVAGVLIFVLVGIPLMIVLGIAWLVLVILAAVKANEGTAYRYPLTLRLIN
- the rpmF gene encoding 50S ribosomal protein L32; protein product: MAVPKKKTSKQKRDQRRATWKRTAALQAKKAMSLGKSVLTGRSTSFVYPNDEEDDDEE
- a CDS encoding caspase family protein, whose amino-acid sequence is MASHWPVIVGINQYQSLQPLMYAQFDALELRDFLVAEVGLPAQYCSLLTDISAVVYEGAAAPTREVMLQRLAQSCDRAGPEDTVWFFFSGYGVLWQGKDYLLPIDADPNRIEQTGILVETLLNQLAQGNQRQSIVMLDMNRPQSALSPAPGGSNLGDQTLSLAKSLEIPLVLSCQPNQFSQETLAVRHGLFTEALIEGMRFHGCLTLAQLVSYLRDRVPELCQHHWRPVQNPVALVPAGQQYAMLVPPSLVGQMPVGVMPPPEILSEPQPEPEIALPVEPSPGWSVYPALVPIDPPNNEFAKPWPPTQPLEPKLLPGVLPEATKPSAPSQPTASSLVPWQRWGILVAGLLLLGVLWRNQESFVGGGSATAPSVVPPTDGAVVGGVANPAAETVGEPLFPGTAASGAEALARARTALDQRQFGEALSWLTQIPEGERPEDYEALVDQAEMGYTNAELSGGAALNQARRLIEPVSASLFNDAIEQARQVPVGDPAYDQAQADIERWSLVILDLAEGRAAAGDLDAAISAARLVPEDQGETWGQAQAQIQKWEQSRINRQLLQEAQSLLQPDQATSFQSAIAIAQQIPPDYPESAIAQERIDQWSRDILAIARARAASGQLPSAISAAGLVPPGTSAYEQAQQEIQQWQGQ
- a CDS encoding DUF427 domain-containing protein, whose product is MFSPPNRIAPGPGQESVWDYPRPPRLEDSTRHIRVVFNGVVIADSRRTKRVLETSHPPTYYIPPEDVQMQYFQPVPRSTFCEWKGAAVYFTVAVGERVAEQVAWAYPQPTEAFESIANYIALYPSRMEACYVDDELVKSQPGDFYGGWITSDIVGPFKGDPGTWGW
- the murD gene encoding UDP-N-acetylmuramoyl-L-alanine--D-glutamate ligase, with protein sequence MKNAHVIGLGKSGVAAARLLHREGWQVVLSDRGTSPALVTQQEALRQDGITVLLDYSFVPDSRTNLLVVSPGVPWDSPALVAARENGLEVIGETELAWRFLQDRPWVGITGTNGKTTTTALTAAIFQAAGLNAPACGNIGYAACELALESTVPDWVIAELSSYQIEASATLAPQIGLWTTLTPDHLQRHGTVENYAQIKATLMHRSELAVFNGDDPYLRQHMPEEFPSAYWTSAAGKRAIAPLRPTAYIDEGWVKFEGIPIVRADALRMVGDHNQQNLLLAVTAACLAELDAEAIASGVTTFPGVPHRLEHICTWQGIDFINDSKATNYDAAEVGLRSVEAPAVLIAGGEAKEGDDTAWVQRIHERAATVLLIGDAAPQFAQRLETAGYRNYAIVENMERAVERGAEVAPSLGASVVLLSPACASFDQYPNFEQRGEHFRQLCQERFS